In the genome of Engraulis encrasicolus isolate BLACKSEA-1 chromosome 21, IST_EnEncr_1.0, whole genome shotgun sequence, the window GACGTCAAGtagctacacagtctcaccccaagtagtcaatatctgagtacctttgaccagactgcaatttttgacgtcttgggtattccttccacgtcacattttgactatgtcctcaaaggcgcccccttgtggcagcataacgtcattgaggttaggtttaggaataggtttagggttaggccacatagtcaaaatgtgacgtggaaggaatacccaagacgtcaaaaattgcagtctggtccaaggtagtcagaaattgactacttggggtgagactgcgttgcaaGTAGACCTTAATGGTTGAAAAAGCCTTGCCTTTCTCCAAAAAGTCTTGTGATGGATATGGAGCATTGAATAGTTATTTCTCCACGTTAGTCACAACAGCGCTCTAAAACAGTCCACTTAAGATCATATAGGGATCTATAGGAATGCGCTCTGGCTCTTGAATGGTCCTAGTGACATTCTCAGGAAGCCCAGCAGCGTCCAAGTAAAGCTACTCACGGGTGACCTTGCAGAGGAGGGAAGTGAAGTGGACCACCTTGTGCGGGAGCTTCAGGGTTACTGTCGCCAATCCCGCACTGATGGAGGAAATGGCAAGGTGATTAGCCAGGGGCAGTTCCACCGAGGACATGTGGTCCCAGCCCATCTGCTGTGCATCCCACGTcagaactggagcgttgactggcagGTCACAGGTTCGAGCCCTGAGGGGCAAATTATTGCAGATGACTTCAGTCACACATATATACTGAAAGTGTGCTCAATGTCACTCCAATTCACACCTTGAAGAGATACTGATGTGACTCTTTCATCATACAGTATGGGGGGGGTCTTATTACACGAGGCCTCTGttactctagcctgattatcatgactttcaaatgtctttgagacttggtctgaccaagtgcatACCAACttacattcttaaacggcatggttgacccacctcccttgttttgctactggtccagggcagaaaaggctgagccgaaggttaaaccaaacattttcttagtcccaatagaacagtgatactcactattttttcctgAAGAGCCATATTAGGAGGAAAAAATCAGGAGAATAGTCGCAAGGAGCGAtcacaccgccccccccccccccacacacacacacacacacacttacttttcatggcttttctttttttgggggggagggggggattacatcatgatagtgttggcctcattatatatggttgtagtattatttatgcaaattattattagtagtagtagtattaattattaaatGATTAGTATTGTTAAAATATTGAATTATTAATGAATTACCCTATGTCAGCAAACGCTGTTAGGCCTCTAACTCACTTTTaaacactaaaagacacctctgctgaagggcacttttacatcaaagaacaatagggcagttcagtttaacctggcactgacagatggccaatacatgcaaccagagtcaaaaccaacacaaaaacagagggaggagtccatttttgttctctctctctctctctctctctctctctctctctctctctctctctctctctgacgctgtCAGCCAGCATATTTTTGATGGCTGATGGATAGACCTCCGGATCGTCATTTATAGTGTAAGGAGGACGGAATTAACAGATTGGCTCaagagttattgagcttgtgaaggatggttgcccGATGCTCTTGTgaacttattatttataaaaacgtgacgtcgccgacagcactgagttctatcagctgtcaatcaatgccgtgcagagagagagagagagagagagagagagagagagataaagcgagatagagagaaagtaagtttccaacttgcagcattccaacgcgactccacgtgctttattcgcgctctgcttgccttcattgcccgtttgacagcgccaggttaaactgaaaatgaacagcgatttgcgatgtggtcgccaagcaatctgcgcgagagagttagcctagaaatctagacgcccctagcgaccgcaaattgaatttgctcccgggggcagtctagcggaccccggtcgttttgcgaggctgaaagttatccgatgacagggccaatcaaatcgcgaggggggccgggctacctagtaaacaggaaactttctaagaagaagcatggtgtccgtccgtgctacgtacagcacgaaataaaaagtgtttacttaatttaaaaagcctggatgataatacatttcgtggctgacatggattgatgtaataatacaccatgaacttatcggacacaaacagatctcaacacattaccatttgatcatttgatgttttaaactagctcggtaagctaagttgagcattttacagaaccagatagtcacacgctattatcagaccactactgtaggtgtagaatgaaattgcggccccaatttctaataagacacatgccattaaaaacgagacatttgggagctttgaaagtctttgagtagcttactaaatagatgggatcgatagtctggctagtgggagcgagctgaccggggagcgtcctgcgttgggagcgacaatcagggaaagttatgggtatttgtcacaggtagggggcgctCGGTTTCAAAAGCGGCGCCCCCATTTAACCACCAGCTACCCCGAGGAACATACTGCACACCACAGACAAGGCAGGACCCCAGGTTGGAATTTAAGTCAATATTTATTTACTATTAGGACTAAATGTCTAAAAGCAACtcactcccacacgcacacacacacacacacacacgatactcacacacacacacgtgcacccactcactcactcactcacaggcccattctctcactcactcacacaggtcCCATGGGCAGGTCTGCAATGTCCTGTAACCAGTTCATTCTGTGGGTTCATAACCAGAGTCCGAATCCAGTTCCTAGTCCATAGTTCACTCCCTTGGGTCTGCTCATGCCAGCAGGGGTTCCGGCACACGGGGGAGTGGGGTCCACATCTCTGAAAGAACAAGTGTGGTGAGTGTTCACGCAGGCTGGCGATCCAGAAGTAGGCTATATCTAAGGCAGCTGATACTCAACACTCGTGGTCACACCATATTAACACTGCACACGAAGTCCCAATCTAGGCTACTGCGAACTGTGAATAACAGGGGGCAGCTAGccacaaacagtaggcctatgtaaagtagAGCCAGTCTTGCGTGGAGGTTACTCCAACATCGAGAGGGTGAAACCGACAGGgtaagtgagagggagggagagagagagagagagccaggagcaGCATGCGAACATAGAGGGGTCTCCCAACTTGGAGGCCACAGTCTACAAGCATAGGCACTTAACTGATCGGGGGGTTGCGCCATCACCCCCGCACGTCCAACTCGGCAGCTTCATCGGAGTAGGTCGTTCCGCGGACCTCAACTCTGGCACTATGCCGTCCGTCGACCTCTCGGCTGCATGGATCCGGATCCGTAGGATCACCTTCACTTCGTGCCATCTTCCACAACTTGCTTCTGTCCGGTTACCGGTTCTGGCTTCACCTCCTCCCATACTCCCGGCTGCGGCcgcgtctctcccccctctggtCTGAATTCTGCTCTCCCCGCGTTTGGTCTTCCTCTCCCGTCCGTTCCCCTTCTTTGCTGCTCCGTCTGTGTCTTAATACCCTTGCCCCTTCTGTTTGTGCCAATCATCAATTACATGCATTTCCATTCACACCTGCATCCACTCTCACACCTGCAGCCAGTCATCCTGATTAGCCTGTCTGTAAAACTAAGGAGGTCGCCATGATTGTTTACAGGGGTGCAGCGCCGAAAGTCTTCCCCAAACGAAATTTAAGTTCCCTCCCCCACTTATCGTTGTCACCCCTGTGAcatatacagctagctagctaacaccgaacatgccatgttgacaacaatcataaatataaccatttaaccctgtgaaacctgaaccatgaaagcaatgagagaaaattctaattttttggaatttgcttcaatattggtcccttataagaaatgtaaaaaaaaaattcaaaattttgttaaggtcgctgagatatttaatgcatcatatatgactGCACTGCATATATACTGCACAACGTTGCCCTCGGGCAACACAATATTTCTTCAAGCCCTACATATTGTGCATGTCACTTCAAACTATCAAAACCAATCAGAATGCTTTATTAGACATCATATTACAATCCAATGTGGTTTGGGTTCCTGTGTATTGCAACATTAGAAGGTGGGACTTCCTTTCTTGACCAGCAGTTGATGGAGCACATGGCATGAGAAAGAGGTAAGATTATTTGCATGATTTATGGAAGTAAACTTGATACAaacttgaaataaaaaatacggCAGTATGCATGAAGGTGTAAAGAAGACTTTTTGAAGGTTTTAAGAAAGTTTTTCACTTTGTAATTATTTagaaatacattttttctttTCGTTGCCTTAAGGCAACGTTGTGCGATAAGGGGTAATTTTGTTGATGCCCTTCTTATCATTgctttctttgtgtgtggttGAGTTATCACTCAAATGTTATGTATTTTCATACTGCAAATGGTGGGTATTAGTACATTTAACTGCTTTATTTATTTGTAATAACTTATTCTACACATTTTGACAGAAAAATGGACACAAAAGTGTTCTATGGACGAAAGCGAAAGGATCTGCATGTTAGGGAAATACCATCTGACAGTGAGGACAGTGAGATAGACAGCAATGCCAGTGATGAGGAGCTGATTGCAGAACAAGGTTTGAGCAGAAGTGGGAAAATAGGGTGTGAACTTTTGACTGTGACTGCTATCTTATTTGTTAACAAGTCAATTGTAGCCTAAATATAGATTACCAGGTATCGAGAGAGCATCAAAAGTTACAGCAAACATTATGTTTCATACACATACAAGGCTGGAGAATTCACATTTTgttatttcctgtttttttttgtagccATTGGAGGGGGTGAGGATGAGGCCATTGATGATGACGAGACTGTGGAGGATCAAGAAGATCAGGAAGATGATCAAGAAAATGATCCATCTCATGGAAGAAGTAATTCTACCCAAACCCCAAGATGGAAAACATCACACATCCCTGCCTCTTCTGAATATCCCGAATGGACAGGCATTCTCCAACACTCTGGCGATATCCAGTCTCCATACCGTTACTTCAAGAGGTTTTTCTCAGATGATTTGATTGAGTCCATTGTTCAAGAAACCAATTTGTTTAGCGTGCAACAAAATCCAGCCAAGCCACTTGACCTTACAGTTGATGAGCTTGAACAGTTCCTTGGTACAGTAATGTACATGTCCCTCTTCCGCCTCCCAGCCACCCGAATGTATTGGAGCCGAAGTACACGTGTTGCGCAAGTTGCCGATGTGATGTCCCTCACACGGTGGGAGGCCATCAAGAGATGTCTCCATTTCAATGACAACAATAGCCTCCCTACACGAGAGATGCCCAATTTTGACGAGCTGTACAAGATTCGCCCTCTCCTCGATCATATCCTGCCCAAGTTGAGAGAAATTCCAATGCAGGAGATGCTGTGCGTTGATGAGCAGATGGTACCTTTCAAAGGAAAAAGCAGAATTAAGCAGTACCTACCCAGTAAGCCAAAGAAGTGGGGGTACAAAATTCTACTTCTTTGTGGATCCAATGGCATTCCATACAATTTGGAGGTGTTTGTGGGGAAAGCTGTACATCCACCTGAATTGGCAGATATAGGTGCAAGCGGCAATGTGGTGCTTCGTTTAGCCGAACCAATCCCAAAACATCAAAATTTCAAGATGTTTTTCGACAACTGGTTTACCTCCGTTAAACTAATGCATGTGTTGGCACAGCAAGGCATCCATTGTGTAGGCACGGTGCGCCTAAACCGCTTACCAGGCAGTTGTATGGCGAAGGAGGAGGATCTGAAAAAGGCAGGCCGTGGGTCCTTCCAGGAAAAGACGGCATTAGTTGGCTCCACTGAGTTGCATGCCGTGAGATGGTACGACAACAGGTCCGTTACCCTTCTCAGTACGTATCAAGGAGCTCAGCCCATGTCCCAGGTTGACCGATGGGACAAacggcaaaaaaaagtcatccaaGTGGCATGTCCTGCAGTCGTGTCAACATACAACCGACACATGGGGGGTGTTGATTTGCTTGATTCCTTGATTGCGCTGTACCGCATACATATCAGGTCAAAGAAATGGTACCACCGCCTTGTCTTCCATGTGATTGACCTGGTGGTGGTGACAAGCTGGCTACTCTATCGACAGGATTGCGTAGAGAGCGGGATGGCAAGAGGTGACCACATGGCCCTTTATGCCTTCAAATCAGAGGTGGCACAGAGTCTGTGCAAATTtcagaaagaggggaaaaaaagaggcagACCCAGTGGAATCGCACAAAAAtatgaggaaaagaagaggaggcagGGACCAACGGCTCCCATCCCCAACCATGATGTCCGCTTGGACAAAACATCCCACTGGCCAATTATGGCAGACAAGAAGGGAAGATGCAGGGTGCCTGGGTGCAGGGGAACACCCAAAGTCATGTGCGGAAAGTGCAATGTGCACTTGTGCTTCACCGCACAAAGCAACTGCTTCATGAATTTCCACATGGAATAAGGTTTAAATATAAGGTTTACATGATGGACAATTCAGTTGGTAATGTCAAAATGTGTTTAGTTTGTTCTATTTGACATTTCAGTGTTTAAAATGTTATACCTGTACTGCTTTGTTAGAATTGTCTATTGTTATGGTTCTCCATGTGGGTTTATCCCTTGA includes:
- the LOC134437315 gene encoding piggyBac transposable element-derived protein 2-like; protein product: MDTKVFYGRKRKDLHVREIPSDSEDSEIDSNASDEELIAEQAIGGGEDEAIDDDETVEDQEDQEDDQENDPSHGRSNSTQTPRWKTSHIPASSEYPEWTGILQHSGDIQSPYRYFKRFFSDDLIESIVQETNLFSVQQNPAKPLDLTVDELEQFLGTVMYMSLFRLPATRMYWSRSTRVAQVADVMSLTRWEAIKRCLHFNDNNSLPTREMPNFDELYKIRPLLDHILPKLREIPMQEMLCVDEQMVPFKGKSRIKQYLPSKPKKWGYKILLLCGSNGIPYNLEVFVGKAVHPPELADIGASGNVVLRLAEPIPKHQNFKMFFDNWFTSVKLMHVLAQQGIHCVGTVRLNRLPGSCMAKEEDLKKAGRGSFQEKTALVGSTELHAVRWYDNRSVTLLSTYQGAQPMSQVDRWDKRQKKVIQVACPAVVSTYNRHMGGVDLLDSLIALYRIHIRSKKWYHRLVFHVIDLVVVTSWLLYRQDCVESGMARGDHMALYAFKSEVAQSLCKFQKEGKKRGRPSGIAQKYEEKKRRQGPTAPIPNHDVRLDKTSHWPIMADKKGRCRVPGCRGTPKVMCGKCNVHLCFTAQSNCFMNFHME